A window from Photobacterium atrarenae encodes these proteins:
- a CDS encoding DUF2860 family protein — protein MKHTLSAIVTGLLASGIACNAQASQGLSGEIGFLLGYRYTLNPESHLSLSLLPGVVDGKTWADPYLVDVTRQETDVAGNLRAGVLSASAL, from the coding sequence GTGAAACACACATTATCCGCAATCGTGACGGGATTGCTGGCGTCAGGTATTGCCTGCAATGCGCAGGCATCTCAGGGGCTGAGCGGGGAAATCGGGTTCTTGCTGGGGTACCGCTACACCCTGAACCCGGAGAGTCACCTCTCCCTATCATTATTGCCAGGGGTTGTTGATGGCAAAACCTGGGCTGATCCTTATCTCGTCGATGTCACCCGGCAGGAAACGGATGTTGCCGGTAATTTAAGAGCGGGTGTTTTAAGTGCGAGCGCGTTATAA
- a CDS encoding alpha/beta hydrolase family protein, with amino-acid sequence MKTVMLLLCWFGLMLPDAHAASFQLSYDGKQLSGQYLAPLDQGVPSAVVLFVHGDGAMPADANGYYPLIWQTLRRHGIAVVSWDKPGVGDSKGNWLAQTMAERQQEVLAVAKWVQETHGITPQRTGLVGFSQAGWVVPALAAREDQFGFAIGIGFAANWIEQGRYYTQEKYTEKGFSPAQIAAKLREYDQEIAFFQTEPTYSEYVSRAGEDAMTPERFTFVMNNFRSDAGADYRAIRIPTLLLWGEDDLNVDARHEYQGWQRQPHPKVTTALLTHANHGLLDSTVFPQQQFGIWQWLKMAWLQEAALAESFLPTLMGWLQGQGLLNGRQVTAASKNGWTVGEWGSGVEVQDKEVL; translated from the coding sequence ATGAAAACTGTGATGTTGCTGCTGTGTTGGTTCGGGTTGATGTTGCCGGACGCCCATGCAGCGTCTTTTCAGCTGTCATATGACGGTAAGCAGTTGTCCGGGCAGTATTTAGCGCCGCTGGATCAAGGTGTGCCAAGCGCCGTGGTGCTGTTCGTCCATGGTGATGGCGCGATGCCTGCGGATGCCAACGGCTATTATCCGCTGATCTGGCAAACCCTGCGGCGACACGGGATCGCAGTGGTGAGCTGGGATAAGCCGGGCGTTGGTGATTCGAAAGGCAACTGGCTGGCGCAGACCATGGCCGAGCGGCAACAGGAAGTACTGGCGGTAGCGAAGTGGGTGCAGGAAACTCATGGGATTACGCCGCAGCGCACCGGGCTGGTCGGCTTTAGCCAGGCGGGTTGGGTGGTCCCGGCACTGGCAGCTCGCGAAGATCAGTTCGGATTCGCAATCGGGATTGGCTTTGCCGCCAACTGGATTGAACAGGGGCGCTATTACACCCAGGAAAAATACACAGAAAAAGGATTCAGTCCGGCGCAGATCGCTGCAAAATTGCGTGAATATGACCAGGAAATCGCATTTTTCCAAACCGAGCCGACTTATAGCGAGTACGTCAGCCGGGCAGGTGAAGATGCGATGACGCCGGAACGCTTCACCTTTGTGATGAACAACTTTCGTTCAGACGCAGGGGCCGATTATCGTGCCATTCGGATCCCGACCTTGCTGCTATGGGGCGAAGATGATCTGAATGTCGATGCTCGCCATGAGTATCAAGGCTGGCAGCGCCAGCCACATCCGAAGGTCACCACAGCACTGCTTACACATGCCAATCATGGCCTGCTGGATTCAACGGTTTTTCCACAGCAACAATTTGGCATCTGGCAGTGGCTCAAGATGGCATGGCTGCAGGAAGCGGCACTCGCGGAGTCATTTTTACCCACCCTGATGGGCTGGCTCCAGGGGCAGGGATTACTCAATGGCCGCCAAGTTACGGCAGCGAGCAAAAACGGCTGGACGGTTGGCGAGTGGGGGAGCGGCGTTGAGGTACAAGATAAGGAAGTGCTATAG
- a CDS encoding T6SS effector amidase Tae4 family protein, whose amino-acid sequence MKLRTWYIFRVKILTKYLSEKYFSPEELTPEEHLDKIKGRKGIIIYQVNGWSDATGHADLWDGNKCVYEGYASVTHKVLFWECA is encoded by the coding sequence ATTAAACTACGAACTTGGTATATTTTTCGAGTAAAGATTCTTACTAAATACCTATCAGAAAAGTACTTTAGTCCCGAGGAGCTTACCCCCGAAGAGCATTTGGATAAAATTAAAGGACGTAAGGGTATTATCATCTATCAAGTTAATGGATGGAGTGATGCGACAGGACATGCTGATCTGTGGGATGGTAATAAATGTGTATACGAAGGGTATGCATCAGTTACCCACAAAGTTTTATTCTGGGAGTGCGCATGA
- the rsgA gene encoding ribosome small subunit-dependent GTPase A, whose translation MNSTMTLSQLGWQPVFQQQLTLDDLETCITGRILAHHRSGYVVQTEQGEIQLPIHHRLPMMTVGDWVLLDHDHQFVRQLERTSLFSRRAPGSKVAEQYIAANVDTLFIVCSLNDDFNLSRIERFLALAREYNVEPVVVLTKADLCDDSDDKRAAVQAIDPMLMVEAVNALAPTSCDGLNLWCKTGKTVAFMGSSGVGKSTLVNTLMGQSIQQTGSIREDDSKGRHTTTSRSLHFMPSGAVLIDTPGMRELQLADCETGVSETFADIEALSQACRFSDCQHQSEPGCAIQDALETGDLDQRRLKNYFKLLREQARNSSALHEQRAKFKQLGKFYRSVQSEKRFIKKGY comes from the coding sequence ATGAATTCAACCATGACACTCAGCCAGCTTGGCTGGCAACCTGTGTTTCAACAACAACTGACACTCGACGATCTGGAAACCTGTATCACCGGTCGGATCCTGGCCCATCACCGCAGCGGTTACGTGGTTCAGACCGAGCAGGGTGAAATCCAACTGCCGATTCATCATCGCCTGCCGATGATGACGGTCGGCGACTGGGTCCTGCTCGATCACGACCACCAGTTTGTCCGGCAACTGGAGCGAACTTCGCTGTTCAGCCGCCGGGCGCCCGGCAGCAAAGTAGCGGAGCAGTATATCGCGGCCAACGTCGATACCCTGTTTATCGTCTGCTCGCTGAATGACGACTTTAACCTCAGCCGGATTGAGCGCTTCCTGGCACTGGCCCGCGAATACAACGTCGAGCCCGTTGTCGTGCTGACCAAAGCCGACTTGTGTGACGACTCGGATGACAAACGCGCCGCCGTCCAGGCCATCGATCCGATGCTGATGGTAGAAGCCGTCAATGCACTGGCGCCCACCAGCTGTGATGGATTAAACCTCTGGTGTAAAACCGGCAAAACCGTCGCCTTCATGGGCTCATCCGGGGTGGGGAAATCCACCCTGGTCAATACCCTGATGGGGCAGTCGATTCAGCAAACCGGATCGATCCGTGAAGACGACAGCAAGGGACGTCACACCACGACGTCGCGTTCGCTGCATTTCATGCCATCCGGTGCGGTACTGATTGATACCCCCGGAATGCGCGAATTGCAGCTCGCCGACTGCGAAACCGGGGTGAGTGAAACTTTCGCTGATATCGAAGCGCTGAGTCAGGCATGTCGGTTCAGTGACTGTCAGCACCAAAGCGAGCCGGGCTGCGCCATTCAGGATGCACTGGAAACCGGTGATCTTGACCAGCGCCGACTGAAGAACTATTTCAAACTGCTCCGCGAGCAAGCCAGAAATAGCAGTGCGCTGCACGAACAGCGCGCCAAGTTCAAACAGCTCGGCAAGTTCTATCGTTCAGTTCAATCGGAAAAACGGTTCATCAAGAAGGGATACTGA
- a CDS encoding DUF2860 domain-containing protein: MKYYWLAGLAAIASTQATAALGTPGISGEVSLLAGFAQYESNFNTDDAVKNAPLNSEGESDSGVTLFPLGQLRYTFGAENNQQVYLGTSREDIATGLIAFEIGYQFEVGHSSTMAFSILPTIVEDETWQDPFVVNQAKTETDTSGNALRFQYNNILDKGISFDLAYYDREVENEQSGASIAGPIDTERLKRDGKGIYSRILWSVSTGKTSTLQPDLKINRFSADGDAMSFNRYGVGLTYLTKQGRHGYAISGEYAFADYDEANPVFGKTQENHEMGVNFAYEYDQFMDWENWGLNALAGYGIVDSNIDFYNESQLFLGVGLSYKF, encoded by the coding sequence ATGAAATATTATTGGCTCGCCGGACTCGCCGCAATAGCCAGCACACAGGCTACCGCAGCACTCGGCACGCCCGGGATCAGTGGTGAAGTCTCGCTCTTAGCCGGATTTGCGCAGTACGAATCAAACTTTAACACTGACGATGCCGTAAAAAATGCGCCACTTAACAGCGAAGGCGAATCTGATTCCGGGGTGACGCTATTCCCGCTGGGCCAGTTGCGCTATACCTTTGGGGCCGAGAACAACCAGCAGGTTTATCTCGGAACGTCACGGGAAGATATTGCCACCGGGTTAATTGCCTTTGAAATTGGCTATCAATTTGAAGTCGGCCACAGCTCAACCATGGCCTTTTCTATCTTGCCGACGATTGTAGAAGATGAAACCTGGCAAGATCCCTTTGTGGTCAACCAGGCCAAAACAGAGACCGACACTTCCGGGAATGCACTGCGATTCCAGTACAACAATATTTTGGACAAGGGGATTTCGTTCGATCTTGCCTATTATGATCGGGAAGTTGAGAACGAGCAATCCGGTGCAAGTATTGCCGGACCAATCGACACCGAGCGACTCAAGCGGGACGGCAAGGGGATTTATTCCCGTATTCTATGGTCGGTGAGCACTGGGAAAACATCCACCCTTCAACCGGATCTGAAAATCAATCGCTTTTCTGCCGATGGTGATGCGATGTCCTTTAACCGCTATGGTGTCGGCTTAACTTACCTGACCAAGCAAGGACGCCACGGCTATGCGATTTCCGGAGAATATGCGTTTGCTGATTATGACGAAGCCAACCCGGTGTTCGGCAAAACACAGGAAAATCATGAAATGGGCGTCAACTTCGCCTACGAATACGACCAGTTCATGGACTGGGAAAACTGGGGGCTGAACGCCCTGGCCGGCTACGGTATTGTGGACTCCAATATTGATTTCTACAATGAATCCCAGCTGTTCTTAGGTGTTGGTCTGAGCTATAAGTTTTAA